One Vallitalea pronyensis genomic region harbors:
- a CDS encoding response regulator, with translation MYRLLIIDDEPFIADSLFSLFDNLESMELEVYKAYSARQALHILQKHRVDIVLSDISMPNIDGLELQQILSDKWPAAKVIFLTAYNDFNFAQQAIRHNVVDYILKTEPEQTIIQSIEKTIHLLEEESMNKELLENFKSEKNKYLPLIQKEFIQDLLNGLHMNETNLNQQFKELHLPFSAYSKVIILLLREDNVNSHLPYYIKKENLLKIQKIVHRFIHKKLACYSFQSNSRYQTYIIQHAHDDDYTYLYETLDVIQKSIYNTLNIKISFFLGTDYVSWDQIYAYHQEFMSCFVHEFGAAKYCIVTDKNGMKQPDTLHKNLLKKHREINQRMSMYILDQNQEAFNPLYQQLKSDIIGNMDLPYPIYIQFLHDFSNMLITHLNQYQLYHKSDYNMYIKKLVNLTKMGSLEDIFLTFDEVIEVIFKGFSNNQDDQSDKTIALVNDYIINHLDGDTSLSTISHVLNYNASYLSRLYKTHTGQKLSEYIADLKLNKAKELLRNHQIKINKITKAIGFETPSYFTRFFKNKTGLTPQAYRDKW, from the coding sequence ATGTATCGACTGTTAATAATAGACGATGAACCGTTTATTGCCGATAGTTTGTTTTCACTATTTGATAACTTAGAATCTATGGAACTGGAAGTTTATAAAGCTTATTCAGCAAGGCAAGCGCTCCACATTCTTCAAAAACATCGGGTTGATATTGTCTTATCCGATATCTCCATGCCAAATATAGACGGTCTAGAGTTGCAACAAATCCTTTCCGATAAATGGCCAGCTGCCAAAGTGATCTTTTTAACCGCTTATAATGACTTTAACTTTGCACAACAAGCCATACGCCATAATGTGGTGGATTACATTCTTAAGACGGAACCGGAACAGACGATTATTCAATCTATTGAAAAGACCATTCATCTGCTAGAAGAAGAATCCATGAATAAAGAGCTCCTCGAGAATTTTAAATCTGAGAAAAATAAGTATCTCCCACTCATTCAAAAGGAATTTATACAAGACTTGCTAAATGGTCTTCACATGAATGAAACAAATCTTAACCAGCAGTTTAAAGAACTGCATTTACCATTTTCTGCTTATTCCAAGGTAATCATACTACTACTACGTGAAGATAACGTGAATAGCCACTTACCCTATTATATTAAAAAAGAAAATTTACTGAAAATCCAAAAAATCGTCCATCGCTTTATTCATAAAAAATTAGCATGCTATTCGTTCCAGTCTAACTCACGTTACCAAACCTATATCATCCAACATGCTCATGATGATGATTATACGTATCTCTATGAAACTTTAGACGTTATACAGAAATCCATTTACAACACGCTAAACATTAAAATATCCTTTTTTTTAGGTACAGACTATGTATCATGGGATCAGATATATGCGTATCATCAAGAGTTCATGAGCTGTTTTGTCCATGAATTCGGTGCAGCAAAATACTGTATTGTAACCGATAAAAATGGTATGAAACAACCCGATACATTACACAAAAACTTATTAAAAAAACACCGAGAAATCAATCAGCGGATGTCCATGTATATATTAGATCAGAACCAAGAAGCTTTTAATCCATTATACCAACAGTTAAAATCGGATATCATTGGGAATATGGATCTGCCATACCCAATATATATACAGTTTCTTCACGACTTTTCAAACATGCTTATTACCCATTTAAATCAATATCAATTATATCATAAAAGTGATTACAACATGTATATAAAAAAACTAGTAAATCTTACAAAAATGGGATCACTTGAAGATATCTTTTTAACTTTCGATGAAGTCATTGAGGTCATCTTTAAAGGGTTTTCCAATAACCAAGATGACCAATCAGATAAAACAATTGCTCTCGTTAATGACTATATAATAAATCATTTAGATGGGGATACTTCCTTGTCTACCATATCCCATGTACTTAATTACAATGCCTCTTATTTGTCACGACTATATAAGACACATACTGGTCAAAAACTATCGGAATATATAGCCGATTTAAAGCTTAATAAAGCAAAAGAGTTGCTACGCAATCATCAAATCAAAATTAATAAAATAACAAAAGCCATTGGGTTTGAGACACCTTCTTATTTCACCAGGTTCTTTAAAAATAAAACGGGTCTTACCCCTCAGGCTTATCGTGATAAATGGTAA
- a CDS encoding ABC transporter permease yields MISIRTCIRKVKSMIKLLLIGNLFMLLTPLIKVTYKNLSLGYADARLLLLGQTYANTEGNTYTIQPIALMYLAVIAMLVAVLFSFLKKSLGIAVSSIVAMLALYGLKVVVSTEKHMFMRKYDLLPEELSISFTLFYYIILFILVMIIVLSFYDIYQSEKKSKNRLSTTPLHIMMIPSIIVTTIFAYIPLYGIVMAFQNFNPTKGLFGMQAFVGWDNFRYFFQMPDFRTVLTNTLIISIGKIIFQTIVPIVVALLLNELRIKWFKKSVQTIIYLPHFLSWVILGGILSSVLSPSNGIINAFLGLFNIEPIFFLGSNDWFRFTLIASDVWKEFGWGTIIHLATIAGISPHLYEAAKMDGANRWKQTRHVTLPSMMPIIIMLSTLSLGRVLNAGFDQVFNLYSPAVYESGDVISTFVYRLGLIQAQYSVAAAVGVFKSFISMFLVTTSYYLSKKYANYRIF; encoded by the coding sequence ATGATTAGCATAAGAACGTGCATTAGAAAGGTGAAAAGTATGATCAAATTACTTTTGATAGGTAATTTGTTCATGTTATTGACGCCACTTATTAAAGTGACGTATAAAAATTTAAGCCTAGGTTATGCAGATGCAAGATTATTGTTATTGGGTCAAACGTATGCCAACACAGAAGGAAACACTTACACGATTCAGCCTATCGCATTAATGTATTTAGCTGTTATTGCTATGCTTGTTGCCGTACTCTTTTCTTTCTTGAAGAAAAGTTTAGGTATAGCTGTGTCAAGTATTGTGGCTATGCTGGCGTTGTATGGATTGAAGGTAGTGGTATCCACTGAAAAACATATGTTTATGAGGAAATATGATTTGTTACCAGAAGAACTTAGTATATCCTTTACACTATTTTATTATATCATTCTCTTTATTCTGGTGATGATTATCGTATTGTCTTTTTATGACATTTACCAATCAGAAAAGAAATCAAAGAATCGCTTATCTACCACACCTCTTCATATCATGATGATCCCATCCATCATCGTCACAACAATCTTTGCCTATATTCCTTTGTATGGTATCGTCATGGCCTTCCAGAATTTTAATCCAACAAAAGGATTATTTGGTATGCAGGCGTTTGTAGGGTGGGATAATTTTAGATATTTCTTTCAAATGCCAGATTTTCGAACTGTTCTAACCAATACATTAATCATTTCTATTGGGAAGATTATCTTTCAAACCATCGTACCCATTGTTGTAGCATTGCTGCTGAATGAGTTAAGGATAAAGTGGTTCAAAAAAAGTGTACAAACAATTATCTATTTGCCTCACTTTTTATCATGGGTTATTCTTGGTGGCATATTAAGCAGCGTGTTATCACCATCCAATGGTATTATTAATGCCTTTCTTGGCTTATTTAACATTGAACCTATATTTTTCTTAGGGAGTAATGATTGGTTTCGTTTTACATTAATCGCTTCTGATGTTTGGAAAGAGTTTGGGTGGGGTACCATTATTCATCTTGCTACCATTGCAGGAATAAGTCCCCACCTCTATGAAGCCGCCAAGATGGATGGTGCCAATCGATGGAAGCAGACACGCCATGTTACCCTTCCAAGTATGATGCCAATTATTATCATGCTATCCACCTTATCTTTGGGGCGTGTCCTTAATGCAGGGTTTGATCAGGTATTTAACTTGTATTCCCCAGCAGTCTATGAATCAGGTGACGTTATTAGTACATTTGTGTATAGGCTTGGGCTGATTCAAGCGCAATACTCTGTTGCAGCAGCAGTAGGTGTTTTCAAATCCTTTATCAGTATGTTTTTGGTCACAACATCTTACTATTTGAGTAAAAAATATGCAAATTATCGTATTTTCTAG
- a CDS encoding TatD family hydrolase: MIFESHAHYDDKRFDEDRHQLLAQLPKEGIQYVLNVAADIPSAHVTVDLAKQYDYIYGAVGVHPHDVKDMKEEDLEVIKNLAAYDKIVAIGEIGLDYYYDFSPKEAQRLWFRKQVELAKEINLPVIIHSRDAAQDTFDILDETDAKMVGGVIHCYSGSLPMARAYVENGFYIGIGGVITFKNAAKLKEVVKHIAIDHLLIETDSPYMAPVPHRGKRNDSRNLKYIAEEIGKIKGLTALEVIQCTNVNACKLFGMQSSV; the protein is encoded by the coding sequence ATGATATTTGAAAGTCATGCCCATTACGATGATAAACGGTTTGATGAGGACAGACACCAGCTGTTAGCACAGTTACCAAAGGAGGGCATTCAGTATGTCCTGAATGTAGCGGCAGATATACCGTCAGCTCATGTAACCGTAGATTTGGCCAAGCAATATGATTACATCTATGGAGCGGTAGGTGTTCATCCTCATGATGTAAAGGATATGAAAGAAGAAGATTTAGAAGTTATTAAAAACTTAGCAGCGTATGATAAGATTGTTGCAATTGGTGAGATTGGCTTGGATTATTATTATGATTTTTCACCAAAAGAAGCGCAAAGGCTATGGTTTAGAAAACAAGTTGAATTAGCTAAAGAGATAAACTTGCCAGTCATTATTCATAGTAGAGATGCAGCTCAGGACACCTTTGATATACTGGATGAAACGGATGCTAAAATGGTAGGCGGTGTTATACATTGTTATTCAGGAAGCCTACCCATGGCTAGAGCATATGTAGAAAATGGTTTTTATATTGGTATCGGTGGTGTCATTACCTTTAAAAATGCCGCGAAGCTCAAAGAAGTGGTTAAACATATAGCCATTGATCACTTACTGATCGAGACAGATTCGCCTTATATGGCACCTGTACCTCATCGTGGCAAGAGAAACGATTCTAGAAATCTTAAGTATATTGCTGAAGAAATAGGCAAAATAAAAGGGCTTACAGCCCTTGAAGTGATTCAGTGTACCAATGTTAATGCATGCAAGTTATTTGGCATGCAGTCATCTGTATAG
- a CDS encoding sensor histidine kinase, with the protein MSLTLIELTKRDAISHNIENYRLVNDYFLEQLESDIEAITKGQLELVNDHDIEWLLTRYAESSPYQIYEKSLNVEKRLMFLKNTLPLIQSVDVVLHQSQFVLSTDRLINDIHKKYDSFQGILSIESPVLYPITQQNDALYIKSNFPNEKLSKELYEFTSITTLSKDEMISRLKDLSLNEKNNAIIISLEDNWFLTNDRQAEGFSQVYQDVMKHNLSQGHPQGSFITDNNQVVVYEKSDYLNLLLVTYFPDNMLAETTQKFVKWQWFITLGLLVAVVIFVFYLRKQLSIPLGILVKAFSAVEEEGLDNPIDLQQKDEFGFVFARFNRMIIKLKQSNEIIYEQEILMQKMQLNQLQLQINPHFLYNSLFTISRMASDGNTSSIIDFANFLGEYYRFITKDGFKEKEVPLIDEVRHAKNYIRIQRIRFRDRVKVTFEEVPASIIHYLVPRIIIQPVIENAYKYCFSKMEEGGILDISFDVKQDSISIHIEDNGSSSMKNIKMLNALFSSKDIPRDSALFNIDRRLKIKFGEHSGLEVSQSKYKGTKFTIKIMR; encoded by the coding sequence ATGAGCTTAACATTAATTGAATTAACAAAAAGAGATGCCATCAGTCATAACATAGAAAACTATCGGTTAGTGAATGACTATTTTCTTGAACAACTTGAATCGGATATTGAAGCCATTACAAAAGGACAGTTAGAGCTGGTCAATGACCATGATATAGAATGGCTCCTAACCCGATATGCTGAGTCGAGTCCTTATCAAATATATGAAAAATCGTTGAATGTAGAGAAACGATTAATGTTTTTAAAAAATACATTGCCTCTCATTCAGTCTGTTGATGTGGTCTTACATCAAAGCCAATTCGTTTTGTCAACAGATAGGCTTATTAATGATATACACAAAAAATATGATTCTTTCCAAGGCATTCTATCCATAGAAAGTCCTGTACTTTATCCAATCACACAACAGAATGATGCCCTATATATAAAGTCAAATTTTCCAAATGAAAAGCTATCAAAAGAGCTCTATGAGTTTACCAGTATAACCACCCTATCTAAAGATGAGATGATCTCAAGGCTGAAGGATCTTTCACTCAATGAAAAAAACAATGCCATCATCATAAGTCTGGAGGATAATTGGTTTTTAACAAATGATAGGCAAGCAGAAGGTTTTTCTCAGGTGTATCAGGATGTCATGAAGCACAATCTTAGTCAAGGTCACCCTCAGGGTAGTTTTATCACAGACAACAATCAAGTGGTTGTATATGAAAAAAGTGATTATCTGAATTTGTTATTAGTAACCTACTTTCCGGATAACATGTTAGCGGAAACTACTCAGAAATTTGTGAAGTGGCAATGGTTTATCACGTTAGGACTATTAGTAGCTGTGGTCATTTTTGTATTTTACTTAAGAAAACAACTCTCTATACCATTAGGTATTCTTGTAAAAGCCTTTTCTGCTGTAGAAGAAGAAGGACTAGACAATCCAATCGATTTACAGCAAAAAGATGAATTTGGATTCGTTTTCGCAAGGTTTAACCGGATGATTATTAAATTAAAGCAATCCAATGAAATCATTTACGAACAAGAAATTCTCATGCAGAAAATGCAGCTTAATCAATTGCAATTACAAATTAACCCACATTTTTTATACAATAGCTTATTTACCATAAGCCGTATGGCATCTGATGGAAATACCAGCAGTATCATTGATTTTGCTAATTTTTTAGGTGAATACTATCGCTTTATTACAAAGGATGGCTTCAAAGAAAAAGAAGTCCCCCTCATTGATGAGGTCCGTCATGCTAAAAATTATATTCGCATTCAACGCATAAGGTTTCGGGACAGGGTGAAAGTGACATTTGAAGAAGTGCCCGCATCCATTATTCATTACCTGGTGCCTAGAATTATCATTCAACCCGTTATTGAGAATGCTTATAAGTACTGTTTCTCCAAAATGGAAGAAGGCGGTATTCTAGATATTTCATTTGATGTGAAGCAAGATAGCATTAGCATCCATATTGAAGATAATGGATCTAGCAGTATGAAGAATATAAAGATGCTAAATGCCTTGTTCTCAAGCAAAGATATTCCAAGAGATAGTGCTTTATTTAATATTGACCGTAGATTAAAGATAAAATTTGGCGAACATTCTGGATTAGAAGTATCCCAATCTAAGTATAAGGGTACCAAATTTACCATAAAAATTATGCGTTAG
- a CDS encoding extracellular solute-binding protein has product MKKMNKLFVLLLLVSMVLMGCSKSGDTVVVVPDGEETDTDQAGTTEKPAEVDIWGKYEEPVEVELAVFLPGDIKFPEGDSFENNIWTRLYKEELNVDVKFKWVAQTWEVYEQKMNIDIAAGDLPDIFWVIPENMYKLNESGSLANLTEAYNAYLIDTYKDLLEVDDYLEKSSSADGKLIAMPEKPLQMDATTVWLREDYLDAVDADVPTSYEELLELARTISKKDVSGSGTFGLPLNNTLTLADGLFAAHGVNPRAWISDGEGGIVFGGIQEEAKQVLADLAALYAEGVIDPEFVIKGDGAVFGDLTAGKFGILAHKTWNPFWPLNQMVTDEHAVKWIPINMPSVGGGEAPGFINAKGNGRFVVNKEYEHPEVLMKMMNVAWKYLGVDSEDASIDYHSPDGIVQFKLSIFNYYTPIGTNGIIARGVAKALEQGSIEGSGLNELNQNYYIESKKYLGGEISGTTWANWAIYNSEGSAIQELALYESGNIKYDEMFWTPGEMYASKWSTLSKLQETTYTKIIMGEESIDAFDTFVEDWKALGGDDITLENNEIYKSYN; this is encoded by the coding sequence ATGAAAAAAATGAATAAGTTGTTCGTTTTATTACTTTTGGTGTCAATGGTTTTAATGGGCTGTAGTAAAAGTGGGGATACAGTAGTCGTTGTACCTGATGGTGAAGAAACAGATACAGATCAAGCAGGAACAACAGAAAAACCAGCAGAAGTTGATATTTGGGGTAAATATGAAGAACCCGTTGAAGTTGAGCTTGCCGTATTTTTACCCGGTGACATTAAATTTCCAGAGGGTGATAGCTTTGAAAACAATATTTGGACGAGGCTTTATAAAGAAGAGTTGAATGTGGATGTTAAGTTCAAGTGGGTTGCGCAAACGTGGGAAGTCTATGAGCAAAAAATGAATATTGATATTGCAGCTGGAGACCTACCAGACATTTTTTGGGTTATACCTGAGAATATGTACAAGTTAAATGAAAGTGGTTCTCTTGCAAATCTAACAGAAGCTTATAATGCATACCTGATTGATACATACAAGGACCTTTTAGAAGTGGATGATTATCTTGAGAAGTCTTCAAGTGCTGACGGAAAGTTAATCGCTATGCCAGAAAAGCCATTGCAAATGGATGCCACCACAGTATGGTTAAGAGAGGATTATCTAGATGCAGTTGATGCAGATGTACCTACTTCTTATGAAGAATTACTTGAACTTGCAAGAACCATAAGTAAGAAAGACGTAAGCGGCTCTGGTACATTTGGCTTACCACTTAATAATACGCTAACCCTTGCTGATGGTTTGTTTGCTGCTCATGGCGTTAACCCTCGAGCATGGATTAGTGATGGTGAAGGAGGTATTGTTTTTGGAGGTATTCAAGAAGAAGCCAAACAAGTATTAGCTGATTTAGCTGCACTATATGCTGAAGGCGTTATTGACCCTGAGTTTGTGATTAAAGGGGATGGTGCTGTTTTTGGTGACTTAACGGCAGGAAAATTCGGGATTTTAGCCCATAAGACATGGAACCCGTTTTGGCCACTTAATCAGATGGTAACGGATGAGCATGCTGTAAAATGGATTCCTATTAACATGCCTTCCGTTGGAGGTGGTGAAGCACCTGGTTTTATTAATGCAAAAGGTAATGGCCGATTTGTGGTTAATAAAGAATATGAGCATCCAGAAGTATTAATGAAGATGATGAATGTAGCATGGAAATACTTAGGTGTTGATTCAGAAGATGCATCCATTGATTATCATTCTCCTGATGGGATTGTACAATTTAAGCTAAGTATCTTTAATTATTATACACCAATAGGAACCAATGGTATTATTGCAAGAGGTGTCGCTAAAGCTCTTGAACAAGGGTCCATCGAGGGTTCTGGGCTCAATGAGTTAAATCAGAATTACTATATAGAGTCTAAGAAGTATTTAGGTGGGGAAATAAGTGGTACCACATGGGCAAATTGGGCAATTTATAACAGTGAAGGCTCTGCCATTCAAGAGTTAGCATTATACGAAAGTGGAAATATAAAATATGATGAAATGTTTTGGACACCTGGTGAGATGTATGCATCCAAATGGAGTACATTAAGCAAGCTTCAAGAAACCACCTATACGAAAATAATTATGGGTGAAGAAAGCATTGATGCCTTTGATACTTTCGTAGAAGATTGGAAAGCTTTAGGCGGCGATGACATTACGCTGGAAAATAACGAGATTTATAAGTCTTACAATTAA
- the metG gene encoding methionine--tRNA ligase encodes MGFYHSNNERRIFMGKKPYYITTPIYYPSDKLHIGHSYTTVAADTMSRYKRMRGYDVMFLTGTDEHGQKIEKVAMEKGTTPKAYVDNIVDWIKDLWKTMDISYDKFIRTTDKEHELTVQKIFKELYDKGDIYKDAYEGWYCTPCESFYTEIQLKDGKCPDCGRPVDKIKEEAYFFKLSKYQDKLIAHIEENDDFIQPKTRQNEMLNNFLRPGLEDLCVSRTSFEWGIPVEFDKGHVVYVWLDALSNYISALGYLTDNDEKFTKYWPADVHLVGKEIVRFHTIIWPAMLMALNVPLPKQVFGHGWLVIDGGKMSKSKGNVVDPKILVERYSSDAIRYFLMREIAFGQDGNFTNEVLIKRINADLANDLGNLVSRTVAMIHKYFGDDFPTDFKGTAFDDDLKKVARDTVAKVEDVMEGMLFSNALNEIWNLVRRTNKYIDETRPWILAKDETEKDVLANVLYHLAENLRMIAILIEPFMPNTPKIIREQLGIEQAELATWDSLEKWGMLPKKIHVKPGNIIFPRIDMNKELEALEEAQKAGQEEPKEVDDDNYITIDDFAKVELKVGEVMECQPVEGADKLLVSKIKIGKEIRQIVSGIAKHYTPGEMIGKKVVVVTNLKPVKLRGVLSEGMILAASHKKNLVIASVDGDINSGAVVK; translated from the coding sequence ATAGGGTTTTATCATTCTAATAATGAACGGAGGATTTTCATGGGTAAGAAACCATATTATATTACAACACCAATCTATTATCCAAGTGATAAATTACACATTGGTCATTCCTATACAACCGTAGCGGCAGATACAATGTCAAGGTATAAACGCATGCGAGGCTATGATGTCATGTTTTTAACGGGTACGGACGAACATGGACAGAAAATTGAGAAGGTAGCCATGGAAAAGGGGACAACCCCAAAAGCATATGTGGATAACATTGTGGATTGGATAAAGGATCTGTGGAAAACAATGGATATATCCTACGATAAATTCATTCGTACAACCGATAAAGAACATGAATTAACAGTACAAAAAATCTTCAAAGAATTGTACGACAAAGGTGATATTTACAAGGATGCATACGAAGGATGGTACTGTACCCCATGTGAATCCTTCTATACAGAAATACAGTTAAAAGACGGGAAGTGTCCAGACTGTGGACGACCTGTGGATAAGATTAAAGAAGAAGCTTATTTCTTCAAATTATCCAAGTATCAAGACAAATTAATTGCCCACATTGAAGAAAACGATGATTTTATTCAGCCAAAGACCCGACAGAATGAAATGCTGAATAACTTTTTACGTCCAGGTCTTGAAGACTTGTGTGTATCAAGAACCTCTTTTGAATGGGGTATTCCTGTAGAATTTGATAAGGGGCATGTGGTTTATGTATGGCTGGATGCGTTATCCAATTATATCTCAGCCCTTGGTTATTTAACAGATAATGATGAGAAATTCACGAAATACTGGCCAGCAGATGTGCATCTTGTAGGAAAAGAGATTGTTCGTTTTCATACGATTATATGGCCGGCTATGCTCATGGCACTTAATGTTCCACTGCCTAAGCAGGTATTTGGGCATGGATGGCTTGTCATTGATGGTGGTAAGATGTCCAAATCAAAGGGCAATGTTGTGGACCCAAAAATCTTAGTGGAACGTTATAGTTCCGATGCCATTCGCTATTTCCTTATGCGGGAAATCGCATTTGGACAAGATGGTAATTTTACCAATGAAGTATTGATAAAACGTATTAATGCAGATCTTGCCAATGATCTTGGTAACTTAGTTTCTCGAACAGTGGCCATGATTCATAAATATTTTGGTGACGATTTCCCTACAGATTTCAAAGGAACGGCATTTGATGATGATCTAAAAAAAGTTGCACGTGATACAGTTGCAAAAGTTGAAGATGTTATGGAAGGCATGTTATTCAGTAATGCCCTTAATGAAATCTGGAATTTGGTTCGAAGAACCAATAAATATATTGATGAAACAAGACCTTGGATCTTGGCAAAGGATGAAACAGAAAAAGATGTCTTAGCAAATGTGCTGTATCATCTAGCAGAAAACCTCCGTATGATTGCCATTCTTATTGAACCATTTATGCCCAATACACCTAAGATTATACGGGAGCAGTTAGGTATAGAACAAGCAGAACTTGCTACGTGGGATAGTCTTGAGAAGTGGGGCATGTTGCCTAAAAAAATACATGTTAAACCGGGGAATATTATCTTCCCTAGAATTGATATGAATAAAGAGTTAGAAGCACTGGAAGAAGCGCAAAAAGCAGGACAAGAAGAACCAAAAGAAGTAGATGATGACAACTACATCACCATCGACGATTTTGCAAAAGTGGAACTCAAAGTTGGTGAAGTGATGGAGTGTCAGCCAGTTGAAGGTGCTGATAAATTATTAGTGTCTAAAATTAAGATTGGTAAAGAGATTCGCCAAATCGTATCAGGCATTGCTAAGCATTATACACCAGGTGAGATGATTGGCAAAAAAGTGGTGGTTGTGACCAACTTAAAACCTGTCAAGCTTCGTGGTGTCTTATCAGAAGGCATGATTTTGGCAGCTTCCCATAAAAAAAATCTTGTCATAGCGTCTGTTGATGGTGATATCAACAGTGGTGCTGTTGTAAAATAG
- a CDS encoding carbohydrate ABC transporter permease, whose amino-acid sequence MFLVFIGITTLLPFIHVLAISLSSSRAVMAGEVMLWPIEFTVKSYNFVVSRPAFLKSILESFFRIAVAMPIYMVYIIITAYPLSKEPKEFKWRSFYVWFIFITMLINGGLIPTYFVIKQIGLYNSRWALIVPLLVFQVFNIILLLNFFRQLPKSLEEAAFVDGANYWQVLLKIIIPLSKPAIATVTLFVLVFHWNEWFHALIYMSNPDKYPLASYLRMILVEMSGRTMSMDDIEYLKFINNETSKAAQVFVGALPIILIYPFMQKFFVKGITLGSVKG is encoded by the coding sequence GTGTTTCTTGTGTTCATAGGGATAACAACACTGCTACCCTTTATCCATGTTCTAGCCATATCACTGAGTTCATCAAGAGCTGTTATGGCAGGAGAGGTTATGCTATGGCCCATAGAATTTACGGTAAAATCCTATAATTTTGTTGTTTCAAGACCCGCCTTTTTAAAGTCCATTCTTGAGAGCTTCTTTCGAATTGCTGTTGCTATGCCTATTTATATGGTTTATATTATTATCACAGCATACCCTTTGTCAAAAGAACCAAAAGAGTTCAAATGGCGAAGTTTTTATGTATGGTTTATCTTCATTACAATGCTTATCAATGGCGGGTTGATTCCAACCTATTTTGTTATCAAGCAAATAGGCTTATATAATAGTAGATGGGCCCTAATCGTTCCATTATTAGTTTTTCAGGTATTTAATATCATCTTATTATTAAATTTTTTCAGGCAGTTACCAAAGTCTTTAGAAGAGGCGGCATTTGTGGATGGGGCGAATTACTGGCAGGTACTGCTTAAAATCATTATACCTCTATCAAAGCCAGCAATTGCAACAGTTACGCTGTTTGTTTTGGTATTTCACTGGAATGAATGGTTCCATGCGCTTATCTATATGTCAAACCCAGACAAATACCCATTAGCTAGTTATCTCAGAATGATTTTAGTTGAGATGAGTGGTCGAACCATGTCCATGGATGATATTGAATATTTGAAATTTATTAATAACGAAACATCCAAAGCCGCTCAAGTTTTTGTCGGTGCACTACCCATTATTTTAATCTACCCTTTCATGCAAAAATTCTTTGTGAAAGGGATTACTCTTGGCAGTGTAAAAGGTTAG